ACCGGCGGCTGGACCAGGCCCGAGGTGTCGACGGCCGGCGCGCCCTCGGCGCTCGCCGAGCGCCACAGCTCCGGCCCCGGGAAGTACGCGCCGACCCGCATCGCCGGGTTGAACACGATGTGCGGCACCCGCCCGTCGGCCCACTGCGCCCGGAACAGGCTCGCCAGCTCACGCCACGCCCGCTCGGGACGGACCTGGGCCAGCCCGACGGCGATGAACGCGGAGTCCCAGCTCCACTGGTGTGGGTAGAGCGTGCGCGACGGCACCGTGTGGTCGTGCTCCCAGTTGGCGTCGAGCGTGGCGACCGCGAGCCGGCGCAGCCCGGCGAGATCGGCCGGACCGCCGGTGCGGGTCGGAACGGCGGTCATGCCGCGGCCCGTCGCGGCAGCGCGTGCCGCAGCACCGTGGCGGCCTGCTGGAGGGCGCGGACCGGGTCGCCACGCAGCCGACACTCCAGCGCCAGCCAGCCCCGGTAGTCCAGCTCCAGCAGGGTCCGCACCAGCGCCGGCCAGTCCAGGTGCCCGGCACCCGGCTGGTACCGGTTGGAGTCGCTGACCTGCACGTGCCCGAGGTACGGCGCGGCGGAACGCAGCGCCCGGGGCATGTCGTCCTCCTCGATGTTCATGTGGAAGGTGTCGGCGACCACCCGGACCGAGGGCAGCCCGACCGCCGCGCAGAGCGCGACCGCCTCGTCGAGCCGGTTGACCATGTGGTCCTCGTACCGGTTGAGGGGTTCCAGGAAGAGGCTGACCCCCTCGGCCCGGGCGTGCTCGCCCAGCTCGCCGAGGGCGTCGACGAGCACCTGCCGGTCGCCGGTCGGCTGACGCGGCGGTTCGAACGGCGGCAGCCGCCGGGAGAACATCCCCCAGGCCGCCGGGGTCATCGCCCCGACGCCACCCAGCTCGGCGATCACCGACAACTGGGAGCGCAGGTTGCGCACCGCGTCGGCGGACCGGGCCGGGTCGAAGTCGCCGATGAAGTGGTCCATCTCGACGCAGACGGTGGGCATCACCACCCCGGCGGCGCGGGCCCGGCGCAGTTCGG
The nucleotide sequence above comes from Micromonospora sp. NBC_00389. Encoded proteins:
- a CDS encoding sugar phosphate isomerase/epimerase family protein codes for the protein MTTIALACQEQLLPGTDLIQKYALATALGYQGIELRGRGDLAFAHRLPELRRARAAGVVMPTVCVEMDHFIGDFDPARSADAVRNLRSQLSVIAELGGVGAMTPAAWGMFSRRLPPFEPPRQPTGDRQVLVDALGELGEHARAEGVSLFLEPLNRYEDHMVNRLDEAVALCAAVGLPSVRVVADTFHMNIEEDDMPRALRSAAPYLGHVQVSDSNRYQPGAGHLDWPALVRTLLELDYRGWLALECRLRGDPVRALQQAATVLRHALPRRAAA